In Chryseobacterium lactis, a single genomic region encodes these proteins:
- a CDS encoding peptide MFS transporter produces the protein MKTKHPKGLPFLFFTEMWERFGYYLILGIFVLYVIEPTGMKGGLGLPDKTADDIFGTYIALTYLTPFIGGFLADRVLGYIKSIYLGGFLMAAGYIGMGVFKDLPLFYGSLALIIIGNGFFKPTISTLLGNLYSEEPYKANKDSGYNIFYMGINIGAFICNIIAAFMRNKFGWGEAFITAGVGMLIGMVIFTIGRKHYIHAAQMKPVQEGDTKLSEIMLKVFVPAIIAGAIGWFIPNNIFGSDSTDAFIFACVPVIYFYASLYFKAKPDEKASIGALLSVFLISMFFWAVFKQNGTALTRWANYYTDRSVPASLEKPLEGIYMVDGKSYENKETPVYDNQFRSQKDDNGDTRKETGKDVYFKNISAEQRAALEKNPESKVYLYNTELFQSINPFWVIALTPVIVGFWALLRRKGKEPLTPTKIVLGLFISGLSCLVMVLAVMAGDNGAVKVSPLWLVASYGVITIGELCLSPMGLSFVSKLSPARITALMMGGFFLANSVGNKLSGILASTWYSYENKTNYFLVNFALLIFATLLGLSMLKRLNKIMKEKGH, from the coding sequence ATGAAGACTAAACATCCTAAAGGCCTGCCCTTCCTCTTTTTTACAGAAATGTGGGAACGTTTCGGGTACTACCTGATTCTTGGAATCTTTGTTCTGTATGTTATTGAGCCTACCGGCATGAAAGGTGGACTTGGACTGCCTGATAAAACTGCTGATGACATTTTCGGAACATATATTGCACTTACTTACCTGACTCCTTTCATTGGAGGTTTTTTGGCAGACAGAGTTTTAGGATACATCAAATCTATTTATCTCGGAGGTTTTTTAATGGCTGCCGGGTATATAGGAATGGGAGTTTTCAAAGATTTGCCGCTGTTTTACGGTTCTTTGGCTTTAATTATTATCGGAAACGGTTTCTTTAAGCCTACTATTTCTACACTATTGGGGAATCTTTATTCAGAAGAACCTTATAAAGCCAATAAAGACTCAGGATATAACATCTTCTATATGGGGATTAATATCGGAGCCTTTATCTGTAATATTATTGCTGCTTTTATGCGTAATAAATTTGGCTGGGGAGAAGCGTTCATTACTGCCGGAGTTGGGATGTTAATCGGTATGGTTATTTTTACTATCGGAAGAAAACATTATATCCACGCTGCACAGATGAAGCCTGTACAGGAAGGTGATACAAAGCTTTCTGAAATTATGCTTAAAGTATTTGTTCCTGCTATTATTGCCGGAGCCATCGGTTGGTTTATTCCTAACAATATTTTTGGAAGTGACAGTACAGATGCCTTTATTTTTGCATGTGTTCCTGTTATTTACTTTTATGCGTCTCTTTATTTTAAAGCGAAACCCGATGAAAAAGCATCTATTGGTGCATTACTTTCTGTATTTCTGATCAGTATGTTCTTTTGGGCTGTTTTCAAACAGAATGGTACTGCTTTAACAAGATGGGCCAATTATTATACAGACAGAAGTGTTCCTGCTTCACTTGAAAAACCATTGGAAGGAATTTATATGGTTGACGGGAAAAGTTATGAGAACAAAGAGACTCCTGTTTACGACAATCAATTCAGGTCTCAAAAAGATGACAACGGAGATACCAGGAAGGAAACCGGTAAAGATGTTTATTTTAAAAATATATCTGCTGAGCAACGTGCTGCTTTAGAGAAAAATCCGGAAAGTAAGGTATACCTGTACAATACGGAACTTTTCCAATCTATTAATCCGTTCTGGGTAATTGCGCTTACTCCTGTTATTGTTGGATTCTGGGCACTTCTACGAAGAAAAGGAAAAGAACCTTTAACCCCTACAAAAATTGTACTGGGTCTATTCATTTCAGGTTTATCCTGTCTGGTAATGGTTTTAGCAGTAATGGCGGGAGATAATGGGGCTGTGAAAGTTTCTCCGCTCTGGTTGGTTGCCAGCTACGGAGTGATCACAATTGGGGAATTATGTCTTTCTCCGATGGGACTTTCTTTTGTTTCCAAGCTTTCACCGGCAAGGATTACGGCATTGATGATGGGAGGATTTTTCTTAGCGAACTCTGTGGGAAATAAACTTTCGGGAATTCTGGCCAGTACCTGGTACAGCTATGAAAACAAAACAAATTATTTTCTTGTTAATTTCGCTTTGTTAATATTTGCTACACTTTTAGGCCTTTCAATGTTAAAAAGATTAAATAAAATCATGAAAGAAAAAGGGCATTAA
- a CDS encoding GLPGLI family protein: protein MKNLLFILLGTVLFFPQNNRFIYEMKYKKDSTSKQITRENYYLDVTKEDIAYYNRLNYINDSIFSVTGQYIPGRLTSFLVKKNNSDVYQNYEYIGDVNFYKIPEEARQQWNITDSIKVSNNFRLQKATAQFGGRNWIAWFTKDIPMPYGPYKFSGLPGLIMELYDTKKNYYFNVIKSEKIPDDYKRNSLNNYIPRAIPVTQKELSKLRLDLYSNPFKYAFNGALTIPEGKKLLLDDGTVLSKEELKPSEARERKKIKSFNNPIELDKAVKYP from the coding sequence ATGAAAAACTTATTATTTATATTGCTGGGAACGGTACTATTTTTTCCCCAGAACAACAGGTTCATCTATGAGATGAAATACAAGAAAGATTCCACTTCAAAGCAGATTACCAGGGAAAACTACTATCTGGATGTCACAAAAGAAGATATAGCCTACTATAACAGACTGAATTATATTAATGATTCAATATTCAGTGTTACCGGGCAATATATACCTGGTAGGCTGACTTCATTTCTTGTCAAAAAGAACAATAGTGATGTCTATCAAAACTATGAATATATTGGGGATGTAAACTTTTATAAAATACCTGAAGAAGCCAGACAACAATGGAATATTACGGATAGTATAAAAGTTTCCAATAATTTCCGGCTTCAAAAAGCTACCGCTCAATTTGGAGGAAGAAATTGGATCGCATGGTTTACTAAAGATATTCCAATGCCTTACGGGCCTTATAAGTTTAGTGGATTGCCGGGATTGATTATGGAACTGTACGATACCAAAAAGAATTATTATTTTAATGTTATTAAGAGTGAAAAAATTCCTGATGATTATAAACGTAATTCATTAAATAATTATATCCCCAGAGCAATTCCCGTTACTCAGAAAGAATTAAGTAAATTAAGGTTAGACCTCTATTCCAATCCCTTTAAATATGCATTTAATGGAGCATTAACGATTCCAGAAGGAAAGAAACTATTGCTGGATGACGGAACTGTTCTCTCAAAAGAAGAATTAAAGCCATCTGAAGCTAGAGAGCGGAAAAAGATAAAATCCTTTAATAACCCTATAGAATTAGATAAAGCAGTGAAATATCCTTAG
- a CDS encoding bacteriocin-like protein codes for MKNLKRLSRNDLKIIAGGSVADDEITSDESGAGYYKCCSNNSDSCSSCVKIKTKPVCSTGSYPVAC; via the coding sequence ATGAAAAATTTAAAAAGACTTTCGAGAAACGATTTGAAAATTATCGCAGGTGGTTCCGTGGCTGATGATGAAATCACAAGTGACGAAAGTGGAGCAGGTTACTATAAGTGCTGTTCTAATAACAGTGATTCATGTAGTAGCTGTGTTAAGATAAAAACTAAACCTGTATGTTCCACAGGGTCTTATCCTGTAGCTTGTTAA
- a CDS encoding thioredoxin family protein, with the protein MKKILSIALLLILNFTFAQVKWMTIDEALKAQKENPKKILIDFYADWCGPCKIMDKKTYGHPVLAQILNENYYPVKFNAEEKKSFEIFGRTFSNPDTEQRKGKNSLHEFTQYMNVGAVPSTVFLDEHGDPITILQGELSAKELEPYLELISKNLFKKIRTREQWEDYQKKFKSKIKD; encoded by the coding sequence ATGAAGAAAATTTTAAGCATAGCGCTCTTACTTATATTAAATTTTACATTCGCTCAGGTAAAGTGGATGACTATTGATGAAGCCTTAAAAGCTCAAAAAGAAAATCCAAAAAAAATTCTTATTGATTTCTACGCAGATTGGTGTGGCCCATGTAAGATTATGGATAAAAAAACATACGGACATCCCGTTCTCGCTCAGATTTTAAATGAAAATTATTATCCTGTGAAATTCAATGCAGAAGAAAAAAAATCATTTGAGATTTTTGGAAGAACGTTTTCCAATCCTGATACAGAGCAGAGAAAAGGAAAAAACTCTCTACATGAATTTACTCAATATATGAATGTAGGAGCGGTTCCAAGCACTGTTTTTCTGGATGAACACGGTGATCCGATTACCATCTTGCAGGGAGAATTATCAGCAAAGGAACTGGAACCTTATCTTGAATTGATTTCGAAAAACCTTTTTAAAAAGATTCGAACCAGAGAACAATGGGAAGATTACCAGAAAAAATTTAAATCTAAGATTAAAGATTAA
- the recG gene encoding ATP-dependent DNA helicase RecG — protein MTLDTSIEYVKGIGPERAKLIKSVLGLSTVEDMLNFYPIRYLDKSKVYKVSQLHEESSQEIQFKGRITQVQEIQTGKTKRLSAKFNDETGSMDLVWFQYSKWLKEQLPINQEVYIFGKINVFNRQFSMPHPEIEAEEKKEGDIRLKPIYPSSEKLTKRGLNQRFFQNALRNICKEIPNLIEENFPDYLMKTFKFMSRQHAFLNVHFPKDQEHFDKADFRLKFEESFFFQLGYGLKKLHHKTQSYGNPFPIIGDHFNDFYENHLPFDLTNAQKRVLKEIRMDMKKPIQMNRLLQGDVGSGKTMVALLTMLIAMDNGFQSCLMAPTEILAQQHYNGIKELLEKTGINIRLLTGSTKTAERRIIHEELENGSLSILVGTHAVLEDKVKFKNLGLAIIDEQHRFGVAQRAKLWAKNKIPPHILVMTATPIPRTLAMSFYSDLDVSVIDEMPVGRKPIITAHRREKDRLYVYNFCKDEIKKGRQVYFVYPLIEESETLDYKNLVEGLEHVMDYFSDYNVTMLHGKMKPDEKDAAMSYFASGKAEIMVATTVIEVGVNVPNASVMVIESSERFGLSQLHQLRGRVGRGAEQSYCILMTSDKLSKESRTRIKTMTETNDGFKISEVDMQLRGPGDILGTQQSGVVDFKRLDLINDSAIIKTTKNTVEKILEADPMLARPDNLIIKNYYIKYYKGKNKWSKIS, from the coding sequence ATGACGTTAGATACCTCGATAGAATATGTAAAAGGAATAGGTCCGGAAAGAGCCAAACTCATCAAGAGTGTGTTGGGATTATCCACTGTAGAAGATATGCTCAACTTCTATCCTATTCGTTATCTGGACAAAAGTAAAGTCTACAAAGTATCTCAACTGCATGAAGAAAGCAGTCAGGAGATCCAGTTTAAAGGGAGAATTACTCAGGTACAGGAAATTCAGACCGGAAAAACCAAGAGACTATCTGCGAAATTCAATGATGAAACCGGCAGTATGGACCTGGTATGGTTTCAGTATTCAAAGTGGCTGAAAGAGCAGCTTCCCATCAATCAAGAGGTTTATATCTTTGGAAAAATCAATGTTTTCAACCGTCAGTTTTCTATGCCGCATCCGGAAATTGAAGCAGAGGAAAAGAAGGAGGGCGATATTCGTCTTAAACCGATTTATCCAAGTTCTGAAAAGCTGACCAAAAGAGGCCTGAATCAAAGGTTTTTTCAGAATGCTTTAAGAAATATCTGCAAAGAAATTCCGAACCTGATTGAGGAAAACTTCCCGGATTACCTGATGAAAACGTTCAAGTTTATGTCAAGACAACATGCTTTTCTAAACGTTCATTTTCCCAAAGATCAGGAACATTTTGATAAGGCTGATTTCAGATTAAAATTCGAAGAATCATTCTTTTTCCAACTAGGATATGGCTTGAAAAAACTTCATCATAAAACCCAGTCTTACGGCAATCCCTTCCCTATTATCGGGGATCACTTCAACGATTTTTATGAAAATCATCTTCCATTTGACCTTACCAATGCTCAGAAAAGGGTTTTAAAGGAAATCCGGATGGACATGAAAAAACCGATCCAGATGAACAGACTTTTACAGGGAGATGTTGGTTCGGGAAAAACAATGGTCGCTTTATTAACAATGTTGATCGCCATGGATAATGGGTTTCAGAGTTGCCTTATGGCACCTACGGAAATTCTTGCCCAGCAACATTACAACGGTATTAAAGAGTTATTAGAAAAAACAGGAATCAACATCAGGCTTCTGACCGGTTCCACCAAAACCGCAGAGAGGAGAATTATCCATGAAGAGCTTGAAAATGGTAGTCTTTCTATTTTGGTAGGTACCCACGCTGTCCTGGAAGATAAGGTTAAATTTAAAAACCTGGGACTAGCTATTATTGATGAACAGCATCGATTTGGAGTTGCACAGAGGGCCAAACTTTGGGCTAAGAATAAAATCCCACCTCATATCCTTGTGATGACTGCTACGCCTATTCCAAGAACACTGGCGATGAGTTTCTATTCCGATCTTGATGTTTCGGTGATCGATGAAATGCCTGTTGGTAGAAAACCGATTATAACGGCGCACAGACGTGAAAAGGACAGGCTTTATGTTTATAATTTCTGCAAGGATGAAATCAAAAAAGGAAGGCAGGTTTATTTTGTTTATCCGCTTATTGAAGAATCTGAAACCTTAGATTATAAGAATCTGGTAGAAGGATTAGAACATGTTATGGATTATTTTTCAGACTACAATGTTACCATGTTACATGGAAAAATGAAACCGGATGAAAAAGATGCGGCAATGTCTTATTTCGCCTCAGGGAAAGCTGAAATCATGGTAGCAACAACGGTTATTGAAGTTGGGGTAAATGTACCAAATGCCTCGGTCATGGTTATTGAAAGCTCCGAACGGTTTGGGCTTTCACAGCTTCACCAACTGAGAGGCCGTGTGGGAAGAGGAGCAGAGCAAAGCTATTGTATTTTAATGACCTCAGATAAGCTATCCAAAGAAAGCAGAACTCGCATCAAAACAATGACAGAAACCAATGATGGATTTAAAATTTCAGAGGTTGATATGCAGCTTCGTGGCCCCGGTGATATTCTGGGAACTCAGCAAAGCGGTGTTGTAGATTTTAAAAGGCTTGATCTCATCAATGACTCGGCTATTATAAAAACGACAAAAAATACGGTTGAAAAAATTCTCGAGGCAGATCCTATGCTGGCAAGACCGGACAATCTTATTATCAAAAATTATTATATTAAATACTACAAAGGGAAAAATAAATGGAGTAAAATTTCATAA
- a CDS encoding peptide MFS transporter has translation MSLTLDEIQNFKGKYPRQIWSLFFSEMWERFCFYGMRGMLVFFMISQLNFHEKEANLQYGATQAFVYAFTFVGGLFADKILGFRKSLFWGGLLMILGSLILATDPHKFFFLGIAFTVVGTGFFKPNISSMVGQLYKPNDSRADAGFSLFYAGINLGALLGGYLCIAIGKGEFLGNMIAEEMRWHIAFGLASVVMVISLINFVFTQRRLGTIGLQPGHPLAETKSAPIPKWKEYGVYVLSLIFIPIIMTMVAKTEYTDYFMWTIGPLTLIYLFYEMSKVTAAERKKLWAALVFIIFSIIFWGIYEQSGGSLSIFAAKNLNKDLFGLDPNGVNNSGGAFFIIFLAPLVGLLWIWLNKRKIEPNTIIKFGLGFIFLGAGYYVLFATRLFADLQGVTSLNFFTLALLIITLGELCLSPIGLSIMTKLSTKNLQGMMMGMWFLASAYGQYVAGIIGASLATAKTGSTNYDELITYTDGYKQLGLYAIIAGVVLILISPFVKKLMQDVK, from the coding sequence ATGAGCTTAACTTTAGATGAAATACAAAATTTCAAAGGAAAATACCCCAGACAAATCTGGAGTCTGTTTTTCTCTGAAATGTGGGAACGTTTCTGTTTCTACGGAATGCGTGGAATGCTGGTTTTCTTTATGATCTCACAGCTTAATTTCCACGAAAAAGAAGCCAACCTTCAATATGGTGCCACCCAGGCCTTTGTATATGCCTTTACCTTTGTAGGTGGTCTTTTTGCCGATAAAATTTTAGGATTCAGAAAATCCCTGTTTTGGGGTGGACTTCTGATGATCCTTGGAAGTTTAATTCTGGCAACAGATCCTCATAAATTCTTTTTCCTTGGAATTGCATTTACTGTAGTAGGGACAGGTTTCTTCAAACCTAATATTTCATCTATGGTAGGTCAGCTTTATAAACCTAATGATTCAAGAGCAGATGCAGGTTTTTCCCTGTTTTATGCAGGAATTAACCTTGGAGCATTACTAGGAGGTTACCTATGTATTGCTATTGGTAAAGGGGAATTTTTAGGAAATATGATTGCTGAAGAAATGAGATGGCACATTGCCTTTGGATTAGCTTCAGTGGTGATGGTTATCAGCTTAATCAACTTTGTATTTACACAAAGAAGATTGGGAACTATTGGTTTACAACCGGGGCATCCATTAGCAGAAACTAAAAGTGCACCTATTCCAAAATGGAAAGAATATGGGGTGTATGTACTGTCTTTAATTTTCATTCCAATCATTATGACAATGGTTGCCAAGACTGAATATACAGATTATTTTATGTGGACTATCGGACCATTAACATTGATCTATTTATTCTATGAAATGTCTAAAGTAACGGCCGCTGAGCGTAAAAAACTTTGGGCTGCATTGGTATTCATCATCTTCTCCATTATATTCTGGGGAATTTATGAGCAAAGTGGAGGTTCATTAAGTATTTTCGCTGCGAAAAACCTTAATAAAGACCTTTTCGGACTGGATCCAAATGGGGTGAATAACTCTGGAGGAGCCTTCTTTATTATCTTCCTTGCTCCATTAGTTGGGCTTCTTTGGATATGGTTGAACAAAAGAAAAATTGAACCGAATACGATCATTAAATTCGGATTAGGATTTATCTTCTTAGGAGCTGGATATTATGTTTTATTTGCTACCCGATTATTCGCCGACTTACAGGGAGTTACTTCATTGAACTTCTTTACACTGGCGTTATTAATTATTACGCTTGGAGAATTATGCCTCTCTCCTATCGGGTTATCCATTATGACAAAACTTTCCACCAAAAATCTTCAGGGAATGATGATGGGAATGTGGTTTCTTGCTTCAGCGTATGGCCAGTATGTGGCAGGAATCATTGGTGCAAGTCTTGCAACAGCAAAAACAGGCTCTACCAATTATGATGAACTTATCACTTATACCGATGGATATAAACAATTGGGATTGTATGCGATAATTGCCGGAGTGGTATTAATTTTGATATCTCCGTTCGTGAAAAAATTAATGCAGGATGTAAAATAA
- a CDS encoding GLPGLI family protein gives MYSFQYVLIFVFCSVSLISAQQYRFTYSYTSIPDTLNKNHIINENMILEIDKDRSVFISQKKIISDSIMKEDAKKGIMTMPDENINTRSIIIKKYPDFKTSIITDEFSTSYKFVISDDRSLNWVLSTEKKMIGSYECQKAELDFAGRKWTAWFTEEIPFNDGPYKFKGLPGLIVEIKDASNSHCFQLIGIQKIKDSYIPTIINEKKKSRSFTYTDFVKFYKEYRKDPTKEFRQKTLSGDIYYESEEERLEHMRLIENLRKERIKKDNNIIEIDWLKDK, from the coding sequence ATGTATAGTTTCCAATATGTGTTAATTTTTGTTTTTTGTAGTGTTTCACTTATTTCTGCTCAACAATATCGTTTTACATATAGCTATACGTCTATACCTGATACCCTTAATAAAAATCATATTATCAATGAAAATATGATTTTAGAGATTGATAAGGATAGATCTGTTTTTATTAGTCAAAAAAAAATAATTTCTGATTCTATTATGAAGGAAGATGCTAAAAAAGGAATTATGACAATGCCGGATGAAAATATTAATACCAGATCTATTATTATTAAAAAATATCCAGATTTTAAAACCAGTATAATAACAGATGAATTTTCGACTTCGTATAAATTTGTTATTTCTGATGATAGATCATTAAATTGGGTGCTTTCCACTGAAAAAAAGATGATTGGAAGTTATGAATGTCAGAAGGCAGAATTAGATTTTGCTGGAAGAAAATGGACAGCTTGGTTCACAGAAGAAATTCCGTTTAATGATGGACCTTATAAATTCAAAGGTTTGCCAGGTCTCATTGTTGAGATCAAAGATGCATCAAACTCTCACTGCTTTCAACTTATAGGCATACAAAAAATAAAAGATAGCTATATTCCAACCATAATTAATGAAAAAAAGAAATCAAGAAGCTTTACCTATACTGATTTCGTTAAATTTTATAAAGAATACCGTAAAGACCCAACTAAGGAATTTAGACAGAAGACTTTGAGTGGAGACATATATTATGAATCAGAAGAAGAAAGACTGGAACATATGAGATTAATAGAAAACCTCAGAAAAGAAAGAATAAAAAAAGACAATAATATTATTGAAATTGATTGGTTGAAGGATAAGTAA
- a CDS encoding PDDEXK nuclease domain-containing protein, protein MEISEDSLFQSVKEIIKQSREKVFRIANSTLLLTYWQIGKLIVENEQQGKERAEYGKYTLKNLSQKLSLEFGKGFDYTNLSNMRKFYIAFPIVDTLSQQLSWSHYRLLSGQDDKDKRKYYLNEAVQNNWNVRDLKRQISSLAYERVLKHKQSPTESIHSVLKDPYIFEFLGLKADEKFSEKEIESAIIDHIQKFLLEFGKGFAFVARQQHVSTDTSDFYIDLVFYNYILKCFVIIDLKTGELSHQDIGQIDMYVRMYDDLKRGEGDNPTIGILLCSEKDETIVKYSVLNDKNNLFASKYLLYLPKEEELKQIIDQDRIRFELDQDNKNP, encoded by the coding sequence ATGGAAATTTCCGAAGATTCTTTATTCCAATCCGTAAAGGAAATCATTAAACAGTCGCGCGAAAAGGTTTTTCGAATAGCGAATTCTACATTACTGCTTACCTATTGGCAGATTGGAAAACTTATTGTTGAAAATGAACAACAAGGAAAAGAACGCGCTGAATACGGAAAATATACTTTAAAGAATCTTTCTCAGAAGCTTAGCTTAGAGTTTGGAAAAGGCTTTGATTATACAAATCTTTCCAATATGCGCAAGTTTTACATTGCTTTTCCAATTGTTGACACATTGTCTCAACAATTGAGTTGGTCTCATTACCGATTACTTTCCGGTCAGGACGATAAGGACAAAAGAAAATATTACCTGAATGAAGCAGTACAAAACAACTGGAATGTAAGAGACTTAAAAAGACAAATCAGTTCTCTAGCCTACGAAAGAGTTTTAAAACATAAACAATCTCCCACTGAAAGCATTCACAGTGTTTTAAAAGATCCTTATATTTTTGAGTTTCTGGGTTTAAAAGCCGATGAAAAGTTTTCAGAAAAAGAAATTGAATCCGCCATAATAGATCATATTCAGAAATTCTTACTGGAATTTGGAAAAGGATTCGCTTTTGTAGCAAGACAACAACATGTTTCCACCGATACATCAGACTTTTATATAGACCTGGTGTTCTACAATTACATTCTAAAATGTTTTGTCATCATCGATTTAAAAACCGGCGAACTTTCTCATCAGGATATCGGGCAGATTGATATGTATGTAAGAATGTATGATGATCTGAAACGAGGTGAAGGAGACAATCCAACAATCGGTATTTTACTTTGTTCTGAAAAGGATGAAACCATTGTAAAATATTCGGTACTCAATGATAAAAACAATTTATTTGCCAGCAAATACCTGCTGTACCTCCCAAAAGAAGAAGAATTAAAACAGATTATTGATCAGGACAGAATTCGTTTTGAACTGGATCAGGATAATAAAAACCCTTAA
- a CDS encoding peptide MFS transporter, protein MDNIEALSPKPDEFVENKGSRHPKGLWVLFGTEMWERFNFYGMRALLTLFMVNSLLIKEADAAIIYGGFLALCYLTPLLGGFIADKYIGNRFAIIVGGSLMAIGQFLLFISASTFSADISSAKLIMWLALFVIIFGNGFFKPNISSMVGSLYPKQEKSKLDSAFTIFYMGINIGAFLGQFICPYVGDVKDATTGVRDIFAFKWGFLAASIAMVIGTVTFFILKNKYVVTPEGRPIGGLPKNNSTADFEEGESQTAKFSGAFLGATVGIFVVLFFAFRYLLVGELGFNSVEMGQMIKGIIYPFIYAAGISLAFLIMSSAENKVERQRIWVIYIVSFFIIFFWAAFEQAGSSLTFIADNQTDRNIFGWNMPPSMVQIFNGIFVVLLAVPFSLCWDKLRAKGKEPVSPFKQAMGLALIALSYFIIAHNVKDLGNSGLLAIKWLMLLYFIQTCGELCLSPIGLSLVGKLAPKRFASLLYGVFFISNAAGYALAGSLGALIPATGDKFKKAQEIGVNLQDVLDKKVILTADQIAAFEKAQLPLHNPTFAGFEIHNLFEFFMVFVVLCGIASVILGLLSPILKKMMHGVN, encoded by the coding sequence ATGGATAATATTGAAGCATTGAGTCCGAAACCGGATGAATTTGTAGAGAATAAGGGCTCCAGACATCCAAAGGGATTATGGGTTCTTTTCGGAACGGAAATGTGGGAGCGTTTCAACTTTTATGGAATGAGAGCGTTGCTTACCTTGTTTATGGTAAACTCCTTATTAATAAAAGAAGCTGATGCAGCTATTATCTACGGTGGATTTTTGGCTTTATGTTATTTAACACCACTTTTAGGAGGCTTTATTGCTGATAAATACATCGGAAACAGATTTGCAATTATCGTAGGAGGATCCCTTATGGCAATCGGTCAGTTTTTATTATTCATCAGTGCCTCAACTTTCTCTGCAGACATTAGCAGTGCCAAGCTTATTATGTGGTTGGCGTTATTCGTTATCATTTTCGGTAATGGATTTTTCAAACCGAATATTTCTTCAATGGTGGGAAGTCTTTATCCAAAGCAGGAGAAATCCAAGCTGGATTCTGCATTCACCATTTTCTATATGGGGATCAACATCGGAGCTTTCTTAGGTCAGTTTATCTGTCCTTACGTAGGAGATGTAAAAGATGCAACCACTGGAGTAAGAGATATCTTTGCCTTCAAATGGGGATTCTTAGCCGCTTCAATCGCGATGGTTATCGGAACGGTAACATTCTTTATTCTTAAAAATAAATATGTAGTAACTCCTGAAGGAAGACCTATCGGTGGGTTACCGAAAAATAATTCAACGGCAGATTTTGAAGAGGGAGAATCTCAAACAGCAAAATTCTCAGGGGCATTTTTAGGGGCAACTGTGGGTATATTTGTTGTTTTATTCTTTGCATTCAGGTATTTACTTGTAGGGGAACTAGGATTCAATTCTGTGGAAATGGGCCAAATGATTAAAGGAATTATTTATCCTTTCATCTATGCAGCCGGTATTTCCTTAGCATTCCTTATTATGTCTTCTGCTGAAAATAAGGTTGAAAGACAAAGAATCTGGGTAATTTATATTGTTTCATTCTTCATTATCTTCTTCTGGGCAGCTTTTGAACAAGCTGGATCCTCATTAACGTTTATTGCGGATAACCAGACTGACAGAAATATTTTTGGATGGAACATGCCTCCTTCAATGGTTCAGATTTTCAACGGTATCTTCGTTGTTCTGCTTGCTGTTCCTTTCAGTTTATGTTGGGATAAGCTTAGAGCAAAAGGAAAAGAACCGGTATCTCCGTTCAAACAAGCGATGGGATTAGCTTTAATTGCTCTTTCTTATTTCATCATCGCACACAACGTAAAAGATCTGGGAAATTCAGGTTTATTAGCGATCAAATGGTTGATGCTTCTATACTTTATCCAAACTTGTGGTGAGCTTTGTTTATCTCCAATCGGACTATCTTTGGTTGGTAAATTAGCCCCAAAAAGATTTGCTTCATTATTATACGGTGTTTTCTTTATTTCCAATGCTGCCGGATATGCATTAGCAGGTTCATTGGGAGCTCTTATCCCTGCTACAGGTGATAAATTTAAAAAAGCACAGGAAATTGGAGTAAACTTACAGGATGTTTTAGATAAAAAAGTAATTCTGACAGCTGATCAGATTGCTGCATTTGAAAAAGCTCAACTTCCATTACACAACCCTACTTTTGCAGGATTTGAAATTCATAATTTATTTGAATTCTTCATGGTATTCGTTGTTCTTTGTGGAATTGCTTCGGTAATTTTAGGTCTGCTTTCGCCGATATTAAAGAAAATGATGCACGGTGTAAACTAA